Genomic window (Aquimarina sp. BL5):
TCTGTATTTAAGACATTAAATAAGGATGCATTGATGCTGTTTTCTTCAAAACCTCGTATTGAATTAATGCCTCCAAACCTAAATAATTCATTAGTGAATAGGTTGTCAGAGAAAATTGCGGAAGCAGTATTTTTTATTAGAATAGAATTTCTTCGGTTTAGTTCAAAAGTGTAGCTGATATCTATGCTTCCTTTTATTTGGTTGATGTTTTCAGTATCCGTTTTTCTGTTTCCAAACTCACCTGAAATAGCGTATTTATTTTTGATTGGAAATAAGTTGTTATTTTGTCTTCTAGTGTGGTTAAATCCAGCTGTGAAGAAAGATGATGAATAGTCGCTAATGTTTAAGGATGGTTGTGGGTTGTCGAGAAGATTATTCGAAGAAATAGCTTTGTATCCGACAAAAACACTCTTCTTGTCATTGATGAGATAGTTAAGATTTGCTTTTTGCTCAGTAATTAGAAAACTGGAATCTTTTTTAAAAATATCTAAACCAGCCTCTATGCCAATAGGAGTTTTTAGTATATAGGGTAGTGAAATGTTGGCTTGAAATCTTTGTTGCTCGTTTCCGTCACTTTTGTATATGAGATTAAGCTGTTCTCCATAATTCAGGTTGTTGATTAGGTTTAAGTTTAAATAGCCATTTAATTCTAGATCACCAGATTCGGTATCTGAAGAAAACCCAAGAAAACCATCAAAAGTATTTGCTGATTTTTTTTCAAGATATAGGTATACTTTGGTGGAGTCTTTCTCGAATAAAACCTCTGGAGCTTTAATGTTTTTTGCAAAACCAAGATTATCGATTTTCTTAGATTTTTCAATAATGCTATTTTTTTTAAAGACAGCTCCTTTTCGTATTCTACTATTATATTTTAAATAGGATTTTGGAAACTTGTTATAGCCTTTGATAATGATGTCATCAATTATTCTGGTTTTGCTTTTTGTGCTTATGAGTTTTGCTGAAATTTCATCTTTATTTTTTTTAATATTAATAAGTGATAAGTTGCTAAATGTGTTTCCTTGATTAACTAAGTAGTTTGTTAGAAGTTGAAGTGTTTCTTCTGTTTTTTTAAAGGGTATAGAGAAGTGTTTGTCAGTTACCTTGGTTGATATTTGGTGTAAGGTTTCTTTTGGGATTAATTCCTTGTTGTAAGAAATGGTTAGTTTGGTGTATTCCTTATTTAGTTCAAAAAGACCTGTAAACAGCGAATCAGATGTTTTTTCAACTTTAACCAATCTGATGTCGAGATATCCGGATTTTAAAAGCTTTTTTTGGGTGATATTGATTTCTGCTTTTAAATTTAGAAAATTCTTAAAATGCTTTTTGTATCCAATACTATCGATTTTTAAAGTTTCAATGGAATCCTGTCCTTTAATAGATAGATTTAGAATTGGGTTTTGTGCATTACAAAATGAATGTATACATACATTAAGGAGTACAATGTAAAATAAAGATGTTTTCAATTTGCTTTTTAATAGTGCTAAAATAACGGAAAATAGAGGGATTTCTTACGGTTTAATAATATGATTTTAAATCTATTTGAAAATTAATGCGTTAGGATTTGAATTGCTGAAAAATATTTCTACCTTTGCAGCCCTCATAAAAGAGGTATTGTAAAATATATTTAAATAATAGTGTAAAGCAAATTATGCCAACAATTTCACAATTAGTAAGAAAAGGTAGAGCCAAAATAACTAAGAAGAGTAAATCGGCTGCTTTGGATTCGTGCCCGCAACGCCGCGGTGTTTGTACGCGTGTTTATACTACTACACCAAAAAAACCAAATTCAGCTATGCGTAAAGTAGCTCGTGTTAGGTTAACAAATGGTAAAGAAGTAAACGCATACATCGGAGGTGAAGGTCACAATCTACAGGAGCACTCGATAGTATTAGTTAGAGGTGGAAGGGTAAAAGATTTACCAGGAGTTAGGTATCACATTGTTCGTGGAGCTTTAGACACCGCTGGTGTTGAAGGAAGAACGCAACGTAGATCTAAGTATGGTGCAAAACGCCCTAAGAAGTAATTAAAAAACTTTAAGAAGAAGACATGAGAAAAAGAAAGGCTAAAAAAAGACCTATTTT
Coding sequences:
- a CDS encoding ShlB/FhaC/HecB family hemolysin secretion/activation protein, which gives rise to MKTSLFYIVLLNVCIHSFCNAQNPILNLSIKGQDSIETLKIDSIGYKKHFKNFLNLKAEINITQKKLLKSGYLDIRLVKVEKTSDSLFTGLFELNKEYTKLTISYNKELIPKETLHQISTKVTDKHFSIPFKKTEETLQLLTNYLVNQGNTFSNLSLINIKKNKDEISAKLISTKSKTRIIDDIIIKGYNKFPKSYLKYNSRIRKGAVFKKNSIIEKSKKIDNLGFAKNIKAPEVLFEKDSTKVYLYLEKKSANTFDGFLGFSSDTESGDLELNGYLNLNLINNLNYGEQLNLIYKSDGNEQQRFQANISLPYILKTPIGIEAGLDIFKKDSSFLITEQKANLNYLINDKKSVFVGYKAISSNNLLDNPQPSLNISDYSSSFFTAGFNHTRRQNNNLFPIKNKYAISGEFGNRKTDTENINQIKGSIDISYTFELNRRNSILIKNTASAIFSDNLFTNELFRFGGINSIRGFEENSINASLFNVLNTEYQYILSSNLYIHSIIDYSYFEDESSKLSENLTSFGFGLGLNTQTGLFRIIFANGKNSDSNFKFSNTKVHISLNASF
- the rpsL gene encoding 30S ribosomal protein S12 — protein: MPTISQLVRKGRAKITKKSKSAALDSCPQRRGVCTRVYTTTPKKPNSAMRKVARVRLTNGKEVNAYIGGEGHNLQEHSIVLVRGGRVKDLPGVRYHIVRGALDTAGVEGRTQRRSKYGAKRPKK